The following coding sequences lie in one Primulina huaijiensis isolate GDHJ02 chromosome 2, ASM1229523v2, whole genome shotgun sequence genomic window:
- the LOC140969066 gene encoding peptidyl-prolyl cis-trans isomerase Pin1-like produces MASSGQVKASHILIKHEGSRRKASWKDPDGSRISATTRDAAVAQMKTIRDDILVGKSRFEDVASRLSDCSSAKRGGDLGYFGRGQMQKLFEDATFTLKIGEISDIVDTDSGVHIIMRTG; encoded by the exons ATGGCGTCGTCCGGACAGGTGAAGGCATCTCACATATTAATTAAGCACGAAGGCTCGCGGAGAAAGGCCTCCTGGAAGGACCCCGACGGCAGCCGCATCTCCGCCACCACCAGAGACGCCGCCGTTGCGCAGATGAAGACCATCCGCGATGATATCCTTGTTGGAAAGTCGAGATTCGAAGATGTTGCTTCTCGATTATCTGACTGTAGCTCAGCCAAGCGCGGTGGTGATCTTG GTTATTTTGGTCGTGGCCAGATGCAGAAGCTATTTGAAGATGCCACATTTACTCTGAAGATTGGAGAGATAAGCGACATTGTTGATACCGATAGCGGTGTTCACATTATTATGAGAACAGGTTGA
- the LOC140959776 gene encoding protein EIN6 ENHANCER, translating into MEQEVVEAELVLPTHMKFKKIQVYEKYPKGQTKARWKHLKQIIPAENYQNYPPHEPNYVNIESPPSMHPCKRICDITGFEAPYFDPRTKLRYANTEVFKLIRSLPNDYVQRYLALRNAAIVLR; encoded by the exons ATGGAGCAGGAAGTGGTGGAAGCAGAATTGGTATTGCCCACTCACATGAAGTTTAAGAAGATTCAAGTTTATGAAAAATACCCGAAGGGGCAAACCAAAGCAAGATGGAAGCATCTCAAGCAGATTATTCCCGCTGAGAATTACCAAAATTATCCCCCCCATGAACCAAATT ATGTCAACATCGAGTCACCACCATCTATGCATCCATGCAAAAGAATTTGCGATATAACTGGATTTGAG GCACCTTACTTTGATCCAAGAACCAAGCTTCGCTACGCCAATACCGAAGTGTTCAAGCTGATAAGATCGCTTCCAAATGATTATGTGCAGCGTTATTTGGCTCTCAGAAATGCTGCCATTGTCCTGAGGTAG
- the LOC140959771 gene encoding polyprenal reductase 2-like yields the protein MILASLLRAAWIAGILPILIAFIPSSKINALHNFVLGLAKRGKIMQSSSQKFTVPQKYFCHFYILAVIWTTFLLVSTWMYAYRTAPRVSQPLLYSSIVSHLTGVSHDFWFHDGSSSLKKSKYMIWKSVFLLLLMEAQVLRRLFESIYVFKYSPSARMHIFAYLTGLFFYTAAPLSLCSKYALEVLHFVTKLGAEFVVKGKDRMKIAEYDVWGHVNPLWQLKWYAWLGAAVFSFGWIHQYRCHAILGSLRENDEQVNDYAIPHGDWFDYVSSAHYLAEIVIYGGLVIASGFSDVTIWLLFGFVVSNLALAAAETQKWYLHKFDNYPKNRHAIIPFIY from the exons ATGATTCTCGCTTCTCTGCTTCGTGCTGCGTGGATTGCTGGGATTCTTCCCATTTTAATCGCCTTCATACCTTCTTCCAAAATCAATGCTTTGCACAATTTTGTGCTAGGGCTCGCTAAGCGTGGAAAGATTATGCAATCTTCTTCCCAA AAATTCACGGTTCCTCAGAAATACTTTTGTCATTTTTACATATTGGCGGTTATATGGACTACATTCCTGCTCGTTTCCACGTGGATGTATGCGTACAGAACTGCGCCAAGAGTTTCTCAGCCATTACTATATTCCAGTATAGTCAGTCACTTGACGGGAGTTTCTCATGATTTTTGGTTTCATGACGGGAGTTCATCTCTGAAGAAAAGCAAGTATATGATTTGGAAATCTGTGTTTTTGCTTTTGTTGATGGAAGCTCAAGTATTGCGGCGTCTTTTTGAATCCATATACGTGTTTAAGTACAGTCCTTCAGCTCGAATGCATATTTTTGCCTATCTGACAGGACTATT TTTCTATACAGCAGCTCCACTGTCCCTTTGCTCCAAGTACGCCTTAGAGGTTCTGCACTTTGTTACAAAATTAGGTGCAGAGTTTGTTGTCAAAGGGAAGGATAGAATGAAAATCGCAGAATATGATGTATGGGGACATGTGAATCCTCTCTGGCAACTTAAATGGTATGCATGGCTTGGTGCTGCTGTTTTCTCCTTTGGTTGGATTCATCAGTATCGTTGCCACGCCATTCTA GGATCATTAAGGGAGAACGATGAACAAGTTAATGACTATGCAATCCCTCACGGGGACTGGTTTGATTATGTTTCATCCGCGCATTATCTGGCTGAAATT GTTATATATGGTGGACTTGTGATTGCCAGTGGGTTTTCTGATGTTACAATATGGTTACTCTTTGGGTTTGTG GTGTCAAATCTTGCCTTGGCTGCAGCTGAAACCCAGAAGTGGTATCttcataaatttgataattatccTAAAAACCGTCATGCGATCATTCCTTTTATTTACTAA
- the LOC140969075 gene encoding putative pentatricopeptide repeat-containing protein At3g23330, translating into MFPRIQQLHDAWNFHSITQFLQHCSLTKNLRAIQVFHAHLLRTGLFFVSPNLQTKLICTYTTCLDRNSIKTLAYFLKCLDPKNPLPFNSIISHFSQHGSNCFALHTLSFMHSNGVFVDSYAFCCALKSISCLENVFLGKLMHSYIKKSGWLASVFVGSALVDFYARMSCIDDAAMVFDEIPMKNTVCVNALLSGYTGAKMWDQGVKLVRGMQLLGLEADNFTFSAALQSCTGLYDVELGKQIHGIVMRKVIEFRTDVFLQSLLIEMYGKCGLLESAKNVFDMVGYREGEEMRRDVILWTSILGVHGKNGNYGEVVRLFNSMLNEGIKPDGVAFLSVISACAHTGQVDLGMKFFESMTLNYGLSAGQEHYSCLVDLLCRAGELERACKLVNDVSNAGYESCTVSLWGALLSACTERGNVKLGKAAAQRALELEPGNVGIYVLLSNMYAKNGMWDEIEQLRELMQRRGLKKDIGWSLIDVVT; encoded by the coding sequence ATGTTCCCTCGAATCCAGCAGCTACATGATGCATGGAATTTTCACTCCATAACTCAATTTTTACAACACTGTTCCCTAACGAAGAATCTGAGAGCTATTCAAGTATTCCACGCTCATTTACTGAGAACAGGCTTGTTCTTCGTCTCCCCTAACCTCCAGACCAAGCTCATATGCACATACACCACATGCCTTGACAGAAACAGTATTAAAACGCTAGCCTATTTCTTGAAATGTCTCGATCCCAAAAACCCATTGCCCTTTAATTCGATTATATCTCATTTTTCGCAACATGGGTCCAACTGTTTTGCCCTCCACACGCTTTCTTTCATGCATTCAAACGGTGTGTTTGTTGATTCTTACGCTTTCTGCTGCGCTTTGAAATCAATTTCGTGTTTGGAAAATGTTTTCCTTGGTAAATTGATGCATAGCTATATAAAGAAGTCGGGTTGGTTGGCTAGTGTGTTTGTGGGTAGCGCTTTGGTAGATTTTTACGCGAGGATGTCGTGTATTGATGACGCGGCTATGGTGTTTGATGAAATTCCAATGAAGAATACTGTATGTGTTAATGCGCTTTTGTCGGGTTACACTGGGGCAAAAATGTGGGATCAAGGGGTTAAACTGGTCAGGGGAATGCAACTGTTGGGTCTGGAAGCTGATAATTTTACATTTTCTGCAGCCTTGCAGTCATGTACGGGGTTATATGATGTAGAATTGGGTAAGCAGATTCATGGGATTGTTATGCGAAAAGTTATAGAATTTAGAACTGATGTGTTTCTGCAGAGCCTGTTGATTGAAATGTATGGGAAATGTGGACTCTTGGAGAGTGCAAAGAATGTTTTTGATATGGTGGGATATAGAGAAGGGGAGGAGATGCGGAGGGATGTTATTTTGTGGACTTCGATTTTAGGAGTGCATGGAAAAAACGGAAATTATGGAGAAGTCGTTAGGCTGTTCAATAGCATGCTGAATGAGGGGATTAAACCTGACGGAGTGGCATTTTTGTCAGTTATTTCTGCTTGTGCCCACACTGGCCAAGTGGACCTTGGGATGAAGTTCTTTGAGTCAATGACTCTAAACTATGGGTTAAGTGCTGGTCAGGAGCATTATAGTTGTCTTGTGGACTTGCTTTGTAGGGCTGGCGAGCTGGAGAGGGCATGTAAATTAGTAAATGATGTATCAAATGCTGGATATGAGAGCTGCACTGTTTCCTTGTGGGGGGCGTTGCTTAGTGCTTGCACCGAGCGTGGAAATGTCAAATTGGGAAAGGCGGCTGCTCAAAGAGCTCTGGAGTTGGAGCCTGGCAACGTCGGGATTTATGTTTTACTGTCCAATATGTATGCTAAGAATGGTATGTGGGATGAGATTGAACAATTGAGGGAGTTGATGCAAAGAAGAGGATTGAAGAAAGATATTGGATGGAGTTTGATAGATGTAGTGACTTGA
- the LOC140959787 gene encoding protein SMALL AUXIN UP-REGULATED RNA 12-like: protein MAIKKPAKVSQATALRQILKRCSSMGKKNGYDTEDGLPVDVPKGHFAVYVGQTRSRYIVPISLLAHPEFQVLLRQAEEEFGFDHEMGLTIPCEEVVFRSLTSSVLG from the coding sequence atggCGATCAAGAAACCAGCCAAGGTCTCCCAGGCAACAGCCCTGAGGCAAATCTTGAAGAGATGCTCCAGCATGGGTAAGAAAAATGGCTACGACACAGAGGATGGGCTGCCGGTGGACGTCCCCAAGGGCCATTTTGCGGTGTATGTGGGCCAAACCCGGAGCAGATACATAGTTCCCATATCTCTGTTGGCTCATCCCGAGTTCCAAGTCCTGCTGAGGCAGGCGGAAGAAGAGTTTGGATTCGATCACGAGATGGGACTTACTATCCCCTGCGAAGAAGTCGTTTTCAGATCCCTGACTTCTTCCGTGCTCGGATGA
- the LOC140969055 gene encoding amidophosphoribosyltransferase, chloroplastic-like — protein sequence MAAATKIATPTASSSSASSALRLSFPPPSPRFFPSMLPKGLGKPLHVTSSKNPISDIVSGYKNLPHTDLNPFFPNYDDDKPREECGVVGIYGDSEAARLSYLALHALQHRGQEGAGIVAVHDGVLQSVTGVGLVSEVFNESKLAQLPGDVAIGHVRYSTAGSSMLKNVQPFVAGYRFGSVGVAHNGNLVNYQALRAELEDNGSIFNTSSDTEVVLHLIATSKARPFFMRIVEACERLEGAYSMVFLTEDKLVAVRDPFGFRPLVMGRRSNGAVVFASETCALDLIEATYEREVLPGEVLVVDKEGVSSLCLMPHPEPKSCIFEHIYFALPNSVVFGRSVYESRRAFGEILATEAPVDCDVVIAVPDSGVVAALGYAGKAGVPFQQGLIRSHYVGRTFIEPSQKIRDFGVKLKLSPVRAVLEGKRVVVVDDSIVRGTTSSKIVRLIKEAGAKEVHMRIASPPIIGSCYYGVDTPSADELISNRMSVEEIREYIGSDSLAFLPFDSLTSLLGDDSPNFCYACFSGKYPVEPTGKVKRVGDFLDDGLIGSMESIEGGWIPGNRSQKEVKKLTWKQEVECSS from the coding sequence ATGGCCGCCGCCACCAAGATTGCCACCCCCACGGCTTCATCATCCTCTGCTTCCTCGGCCCTCCGTCTCTCGTTCCCCCCTCCATCGCCTAGGTTCTTCCCCTCCATGTTACCAAAAGGCCTTGGGAAACCCCTCCATGTGACCTCCTCCAAAAACCCAATCTCAGATATTGTCTCCGGGTACAAAAACCTACCACATACAGATTTAAATCCTTTTTTTCCGAACTATGATGACGATAAGCCGAGGGAAGAGTGCGGGGTGGTGGGAATCTACGGTGACTCAGAGGCTGCCCGTCTGAGCTACTTAGCTCTCCACGCGCTCCAGCATCGTGGTCAGGAGGGTGCAGGGATCGTGGCGGTGCACGATGGCGTGCTCCAGTCGGTTACAGGAGTTGGGCTTGTGTCCGAGGTTTTTAACGAGTCCAAATTGGCTCAGTTACCGGGAGATGTCGCCATAGGTCATGTAAGATACTCCACGGCTGGGTCCTCCATGCTTAAAAATGTGCAGCCTTTTGTTGCAGGTTACCGGTTCGGCTCTGTTGGGGTTGCCCACAATGGAAATTTGGTTAATTACCAGGCTTTGAGGGCGGAGCTGGAGGACAACGGATCGATTTTCAACACCAGTTCGGATACTGAGGTTGTTCTTCATTTGATTGCCACCTCGAAAGCGAGGCCCTTTTTCATGAGGATTGTCGAGGCCTGTGAGAGGCTTGAGGGAGCATATTCTATGGTTTTCTTGACGGAGGATAAGCTCGTTGCAGTTCGTGATCCCTTTGGGTTTAGGCCGTTGGTTATGGGTCGAAGGAGCAACGGGGCTGTGGTTTTTGCATCGGAGACTTGTGCATTGGATTTGATCGAGGCGACATATGAAAGAGAGGTTTTGCCTGGTGAAGTCCTTGTTGTGGATAAAGAAGGGGTGAGTTCCCTTTGTTTGATGCCTCATCCGGAACCGAAATCTTGCATTTTTGAGCATATCTACTTCGCACTTCCGAATTCTGTAGTTTTTGGGAGGTCTGTGTATGAATCAAGGCGTGCGTTTGGTGAAATCTTGGCTACAGAAGCTCCCGTGGATTGTGATGTGGTGATTGCTGTGCCGGACTCAGGGGTTGTGGCAGCGCTTGGTTACGCAGGGAAAGCAGGGGTACCGTTTCAACAAGGATTGATTAGGTCTCATTATGTGGGGAGGACTTTCATAGAACCCTCGCAAAAGATTCGAGATTTTGGTGTAAAATTGAAACTTTCGCCAGTGAGAGCCGTTTTGGAGGGGAAGCGTGTCGTGGTGGTGGATGATTCAATTGTAAGAGGAACCACATCTTCGAAGATAGTTCGATTGATCAAGGAGGCCGGGGCAAAAGAGGTTCATATGAGGATTGCAAGTCCCCCTATCATAGGTTCCTGTTACTATGGGGTTGATACTCCTAGTGCGGATGAGTTGATATCAAATAGGATGAGCGTGGAGGAGATTAGGGAGTATATTGGCTCAGATTCACTTGCTTTTCTTCCGTTTGATAGCTTGACAAGTCTGTTGGGAGATGATTCTCCGAACTTCTGTTACGCTTGCTTTTCGGGGAAATATCCGGTTGAGCCAACAGGAAAGGTGAAAAGGGTTGGTGATTTTCTTGATGATGGGTTGATTGGTAGTATGGAGTCCATTGAAGGGGGTTGGATTCCAGGGAACAGGAGCCAAAAAGAGGTTAAAAAACTGACTTGGAAACAGGAGGTTGAATGCTCTTCCtag